A window of the Chlorocebus sabaeus isolate Y175 chromosome 8, mChlSab1.0.hap1, whole genome shotgun sequence genome harbors these coding sequences:
- the LOC140712154 gene encoding ubiquitin carboxyl-terminal hydrolase 17-like, with amino-acid sequence MARHLKTLSEEIASFCNVWSQQKKLVILAPGDMEADSLHLGGEWQFNRFSKLISSQPDAAFAEIQRTSLPEKSPLSSETQVNLCDDLAPVARQPAPRKKLPLSSRRPAAVGAGLQNMGNTCYLNASLQCLTYTPPLANYMLSQEHSQLCQRHKCCMLCTMEAHITRALHCPGHVIQPSQALAAGFHRGKQEDAHEFLMFIVDAMKKACFPGHKQVDHDSEDTTLIHQIFGGCWRSQIKCLHCQGVSDTFDPYLDIALDIQAAQSVKQALEQVVKPEELNGENAYHCGLCLQKAPASKTFTLHTSAKVLILVLKRFSDVTGNKLAKNVQYPECLDMQPYMSQQNTGPLVYVLYAVLVHAGWSCHNGHYLSYVKAPGGQWYKMDDTKVTACSIASVLSQQAYVLFYIQKSELERCSESVSIGREPGAPGAEHKDRRATQGELQREPCLQVPDLEEHLVERATQESTLDHWKFLQEQNKTKPDFNVRKVECTLPPNVLVIHPSKYKSGMNNHHPEQQSSLLNLSSRKLTPQESMNTDTLTSLQGRTRRSKGRNKHSKRALFVCQ; translated from the coding sequence ATGGCGCGTCATTTGAAGACTCTCTCGGAAGAGATAGCGTCTTTCTGCAACGTGTGGTCCCAGCAGAAAAAGCTTGTGATCCTTGCTCCTGGCGACATGGAGGCCGATTCACTCCACTTGGGAGGTGAGTGGCAGTTCAACCGCTTTTCAAAACTCATATCTTCTCAGCCAGATGCAGCTTTTGCTGAAATTCAGCGGACTTCTCTACCTGAGAAGTCACCACTGTCATCTGAGACCCAAGTCAACCTCTGTGATGATTTGGCTCCTGTGGCAAGACAGCCTGCCCCCAGAAAGAAGCTTCCTCTCAGTAGTAGGAGACCTGCTGCGGTGGGGGCTGGGCTCCAGAATATGGGAAATACTTGCTACTTGAATGCTTCCCTGCAGTGCCTGACATACACACCACCCCTTGCCAACTACATGCTGTCGCAGGAGCACTCTCAACTTTGTCAGCGTCACAAGTGCTGCATGCTGTGTACGATGGAAGCTCACATTACACGGGCCCTACACTGTCCTGGCCACGTCATCCAGCCCTCACAGGCATTGGCTGCTGGCTTCCATCGAGGCAAGCAGGAAGATGCCCATGAGTTTCTGATGTTTATTGTGGATGCGATGAAAAAGGCATGCTTTCCCGGGCACAAGCAGGTAGATCATGACTCTGAAGACACCACCCTCATCCACCAGATATTTGGAGGCTGCTGGAGATCTCAAATCAAGTGTCTCCACTGCCAGGGCGTTTCGGACACCTTTGACCCTTACCTGGACATCgccctggatatccaggcagctCAGAGTGTGAAGCAAGCTTTGGAACAGGTGGTGAAGCCCGAAGAACTCAATGGAGAGAATGCCTATCATTGTGGTCTTTGTCTCCAGAAGGCACCTGCCTCCAAGACGTTCACTCTACACACTTCTGCCAAGGTCCTCATCCTTGTATTGAAGAGATTCTCCGATGTCACAGGCAACAAACTTGCCAAGAATGTGCAATACCCTGAGTGCCTTGACATGCAGCCATACATGTCTCAGCAGAACACAGGACCTCTAGTCTATGTCCTCTATGCTGTGCTGGTCCACGCTGGGTGGAGTTGTCACAACGGACATTACCTCTCTTATGTCAAAGCTCCAGGAGGCCAGTGGTATAAAATGGATGACACCAAGGTCACTGCCTGTAGCATCGCTTCTGTCCTGAGTCAACAGGCCTATGTCCTCTTTTACATCCAGAAGAGTGAACTGGAAAGATGCAGTGAGAGTGTGTCAATAGGCAGGGAACCAGGAGCCCCTGGCGCTGAACACAAAGACAGGCGAGCAACGCAAGGAGAGCTCCAGAGAGAACCCTGCCTCCAGGTACCCGACTTGGAGGAGCACTTAGTGGAAAGAGCCACTCAGGAAAGCACCTTAGACCACTGGAAGTTCctccaagagcaaaacaaaaccaagcctgACTTCAACGTCAGAAAAGTCGAATGTACCCTGCCTCCCAACGTGCTTGTGATTCATCCATCAAAATACAAGAGTGGGATGAACAACCATCATCCTGAACAGCAAAGCTCCCTGCTGAACCTCTCTTCAAGGAAACTGACACCTCAGGAGTCCATGAACACTGACACACTCACTTCTCTGCAAGGGAGGACCAGGAGATCCAAAGGGAGGAACAAACACAGCAAGAGGGCTCTGTTTGTGTGCCAGTGA